The sequence GATCTGTGCAACCGCATCCGCAAGGCGGGCGGCGCCTGCTTCGTGCTGAAGAACCGGGGTGTGACGGGGTAAGAGGCGTCTCTCGCGCGCATGCCAGCCCCGCCGCGCGCTTCCTTGACGCGGACGGCCGCATTGCCCGTTATGCAGCCACGATTCCGTAACCTCGGCCAACATTCCCGTGGCGCTCCCTCCGCTCGATTCACCTCAATGGCAAAGTCCGTGGCGCGCCTTTGCGTGGGGGCTGCGCTCGATCACGCAGACGATCCTCACCGTCGTGCTGTTCGTGACCTATCTCGGCATCGGCGCGCTCGCCCATGACACCCATTTCAGCCTGCTCTGGGCGCTCTGCTCGACGCTGTTCGTCTGGGCGGGTCCGGCGCAGATCATCCTGATCACCACCCTCGGCTCGGGCGCCACCATCATCCAGTCGGCGATCGCCGTGACCGTCAGCGCCATCCGCCTGTTTCCGATGGTGGTCTCGGTGCTGCCGCTGATGCGCACGCCGACGACGAAACGGCGTGAGCTGGTCTTCGCCGCGCATCTGACCGCGGTGACGCTGTGGGTCGAATGCCACCGCTTCCTGCCGCAGGTGCCGCGCGAGCGGCGCATTGCCTTTGTCCACGGGCTCGGCTGCGGCCTGGTCTCGGTGTGCCTCGCCGCCAATACGGTCGGCTATTTCCTCGCCGCCAACCTGACACAGACGCTTGGCGCGGCGATCCTGTTGCTGACGCCGCTGTCGTTCCTGTTCTCGACCGCGCGCAACAGCCGCGAGGTTGCTGATGTCGTGGCGCTGACGCTCGGGATATTGCTCTATCCGCTGGCGGCTAAGATGAACTCCGGCCTCGACATCCTCGTGAGCGGCGTGGTGGCTGGCACGATTGCCTATGGCGTGCACTGGTGGCGGGAGGTGCGCGCATGAGCTTTGCGCAAGCGATCGGCGACTGGCATGCGCTTGCTGTGCTGTTCGTCGCCGGCGTTGTTCCCAACCAGATATGGCGCATGCTGGGCCTGTGGTTCGGCGGCGGCATCGACGAGGGCTCGGAGCTGCTGGTCTGGGTGAGGGCGGTCGCGACCGCGATCCTGGCCGGCGTCATCGCCCAGATCGTTGTCGAGCCGCCCGGGGCGCTGGCCAGCGTGCCTGATGTCCTGCGCTACGGCGCGGTCGGCGCCGGCCTGATCGTTTTCCTCCTGACCCGCCGTTCGATCTTCGCCGGCGTTGTCACCGGCGAAGTCTTCATGCTGGCCGGCAAGTGGTGGTTGGGCTAAAACCACCGGCGAACAGGCTTAAGGAACAGGAATTATGGTTCGCGAAAACGAGCTCCGCGAGGGCGAGGTCGCCATCGAGCTGCCATCCACCAAGGATGCCGGCCTCGTCTTCATCGGCCGCATCCGTACGCCCTGGACCTCGCGGCTGGAAACGCCGCGCCAAGGGCGCCAGGACGGCCCGATCTGCCGCCTCGAGATCTTCGAGCCGTTCGTGCCGGCCATCAAGGGCGTCGATTTCTACAGCAATCTCGAAGTGCTCTACTGGCTCGACAAGTCGCGCCGCGACATCATCCTGCAAAGCCCGAAGAACAACGAGAAGACCCGCGGCACCTTTTCGCTGCGCTCGCCGGTGCGGCCCAATCCGATCGGGACGTCGATCGTCAAGCTGGTTGGCATCGAGGGGAATGCCATCCTCGTTCGTGGCCTCGACTGCATCGACAACACGCCGCTGATCGACATCAAGCCCGACCGCTGCGAGTTCACTCCGCTGGCCGCGCCGCAAGCAGGGGATTTTCAGACGGAGTGAGGTCACTCCTCCGTCATTGCGAGGAGCTCTTGCGACGAAGCAATCCAGACGGTCTCCGCGGTGACAGTCTGGATTGCTTCGCTTCGCTCGCAATGACGAGTGGAGAGACCTAGCCCGCCTTCAACGCCGCGATCAGCTTGGTCGCGTTCTCTTCCAGCACCTTGACGTCTTCCTTGCGGCTCGCGGGCGGCAGCATGGCGACGCCGTCGTGGCGCGGCATGACGTGCATGTGCAGGTGGAACACCACCTGTCCGCCGGCGGGCTCGTTGAATTGCTGCACGGTGATGCCGTCGGCGTTGAACGCCTTCATCGCGGCCGCTGCGATCTTGTGCGCGCCGCGCGCGACATGGGCGTAGTCGTCGGGCTTGATGTCGAGGATGTTGCGGGCAGGGGCCTTCGGGATCACCAGCGTGTGGCCGGGCACGCGCGGCATGATGTCAAGGAAGGCAAACACGTGCTCGTCTTCATAGACCTTGTGGCAGGGAAACTCGCCGCGCAAGATCTTTGCGAAGATGTTGTTGGTGTCGTAGGCGGTCATGGCGGCGGCTCCCGAGAATTTCACCCTTGGAATTTTCCGCTTACTGTCACCAGCCACGGCAAGGCGTCAAGGCGCCTCGTCGATGGCTTTGCGGAACGGCCCGAGCTCGGCAAGCTCGCGCCCGGCCTCGGCGACATAGGCGCGCTCGCGCTTGAGGTAATCGTCGATGGCGCGGCGCAGGCCGGGATCGGCGATGAAGTGGGCGGAATGGGTCGTGCGCGGCAGGTAGCCACGCGCGATCTTGTGCTCGCCTTGCGCACCGGCCTCGACATGGGTGAGGCCACGCTTGATCGCGAAATCGATCGCCTGATAGTAGCAGACCTCGAAATGCAGGAAGGGATGATGCTCGACCGCGCCCCAGTTGCGGCCGAACAGCGTGTCCGAGCCGATGAAGTTGATCGCGCCCGCAATCCAGCGGCCGTTGCGGCGGGCCATCACCAGCAGCACGTCCTCGCTCATGGTCTCGCCGATCAGCGAGAAGAACTCGCGGGTGAGGTACGGCCGGCCCCATTTGCGCGAACCGGTCTCCATGTAGAATGCGAAGAAGGCGTCCCAGGCGTCCTCGGTGATGTCCTTTCCGGTGAGCCAATGGATGGTGATGCCGGCCGCCAGCGCGTCGCGCCGCTCGCGCTTGATCGACTTGCGATGGCGCGCGTTCATCGTTGCCAGGAAGTCGTCGAAGCTCGCAAAACCCTGATTGTGCCAGTGGAACTGCTGGTCGGTGCGCTGGAGGAAGCCGTGCTCGGCGAGCAGCTTC is a genomic window of Bradyrhizobium sp. CB1717 containing:
- a CDS encoding AzlC family ABC transporter permease, translating into MALPPLDSPQWQSPWRAFAWGLRSITQTILTVVLFVTYLGIGALAHDTHFSLLWALCSTLFVWAGPAQIILITTLGSGATIIQSAIAVTVSAIRLFPMVVSVLPLMRTPTTKRRELVFAAHLTAVTLWVECHRFLPQVPRERRIAFVHGLGCGLVSVCLAANTVGYFLAANLTQTLGAAILLLTPLSFLFSTARNSREVADVVALTLGILLYPLAAKMNSGLDILVSGVVAGTIAYGVHWWREVRA
- a CDS encoding AzlD domain-containing protein, producing the protein MSFAQAIGDWHALAVLFVAGVVPNQIWRMLGLWFGGGIDEGSELLVWVRAVATAILAGVIAQIVVEPPGALASVPDVLRYGAVGAGLIVFLLTRRSIFAGVVTGEVFMLAGKWWLG
- the tsaA gene encoding tRNA (N6-threonylcarbamoyladenosine(37)-N6)-methyltransferase TrmO, translating into MVRENELREGEVAIELPSTKDAGLVFIGRIRTPWTSRLETPRQGRQDGPICRLEIFEPFVPAIKGVDFYSNLEVLYWLDKSRRDIILQSPKNNEKTRGTFSLRSPVRPNPIGTSIVKLVGIEGNAILVRGLDCIDNTPLIDIKPDRCEFTPLAAPQAGDFQTE
- a CDS encoding HIT family protein; the protein is MTAYDTNNIFAKILRGEFPCHKVYEDEHVFAFLDIMPRVPGHTLVIPKAPARNILDIKPDDYAHVARGAHKIAAAAMKAFNADGITVQQFNEPAGGQVVFHLHMHVMPRHDGVAMLPPASRKEDVKVLEENATKLIAALKAG
- a CDS encoding GNAT family N-acetyltransferase — its product is MASSDITLEAVPSIGEVSPGDWDACASPGKALNEKACNGHGAGTSSAPPGDSLALSRPAYNPFVSHAFLSAVEKSGSATIRTGWGPRHLVAKLDGRVAGVVPCYLKSHSQGEYVFDRGWADAYERAGGRYYPKLQVSVPFTPATGPRLLVRDGVDREQIREALASGLVALCGVSKASSVHVTFAREDEWKLLAEHGFLQRTDQQFHWHNQGFASFDDFLATMNARHRKSIKRERRDALAAGITIHWLTGKDITEDAWDAFFAFYMETGSRKWGRPYLTREFFSLIGETMSEDVLLVMARRNGRWIAGAINFIGSDTLFGRNWGAVEHHPFLHFEVCYYQAIDFAIKRGLTHVEAGAQGEHKIARGYLPRTTHSAHFIADPGLRRAIDDYLKRERAYVAEAGRELAELGPFRKAIDEAP